DNA from Triticum aestivum cultivar Chinese Spring chromosome 7D, IWGSC CS RefSeq v2.1, whole genome shotgun sequence:
ttgtagttactttagtttattttattttatttttttaatgtttatttagttttatttattttattaaggtttatttattttataaatataaaaaaatgaaaatagatgcgcttatagagaaaattcaacataaattcataataaatatctatgaaatttactgtgaatttaggtcaaattccctgtataagggcatctattttcactttaaaaggtagagagggacgggcttataaactggtgtgagcccccttcggttggcgaggtgggactaaacactggccgcaactaggaccagccctttagtcccggtttgtggtatgaaccgggactaaagggtggtgggccaggagcgtggcccattggtcccggtttgtaccaccaaccgggaccaaagggtccatacgaaccgggaccaatgcccacgaggccctggacggccccctgggctcacgaaccgggacgaatgctcgcattagtcccggttcgtgactgaaccggggctaatgtgaaaactgccctgtgacctttgccccgttttctactagtgttgtaaCCTCCTTTGCATGTAATGATTTTTTAATGGAAGGTTTAGGGATTCCAACATCATATTAAGATATATAACATAATTCACTTTTACATTCTTTTCTTATATTAAGAATCTATATAGACTTTATTAGGTGTATTTTTGTTAACAATTCCTGTATTTATGAGTTGACTATACCTTCTAGGAAATAAGTCATAAATTTATAAACCCAAACTATCAATCGTCGACTACTCCCTGGACAATATCGATGGACGCCCTTCTAACTAGTCCTCCCTTTGTGGTTGAAATAGGAGTATacaattttttttctaaagtcAAACGGTGGAAAAGTTGATCAAGCATATCAAATAAACTATACTACTAAAATACGAATATATTTTAATATTATATCTATTTAGTGTTCTCATTGTTGATAGTTTGTATATAAACTTGATCCAATTTCATACCATTAATTTGACCTCAGAGAAATTTATATATGTTCTTTTTAGCGCACAATGGAGTAGTAAAGAAGATATGACCAGGCTTTAGATGGGCGACCTCGCCGAACAACCTCTCACCCTCTAGATATATGGAAACATGGCTGATTTTCTGTACGTGTCATGGACGGCACGTGCCCGTGTTGGGCCCACCCATGGTTCTACTACATCAAACCTTATCTCCAAGCGAACTGCTCGTCCATACCAGTCTCTCTCCCATCATCTCTCTCCTCTCGCTACTTCTTCAAGCGACTCGCTCGACTTGAAGAAGATGGACACCCGCTGCTCCATCACAGCCTCAGCCTCGCACAGGTACGCACCTTATTTCCTCCCAGCAAGCCGTCAATCGACATCGATCGGCGGCATCTCCACCGATGAGCCacggccatcatcatcaccaccacgaCGGCCACGGTCATCatcacggccaccaccaccatcatGGCCACCGCCACCAACACCAGGCGCTGCCGGGGTTCCCGGTCCCGTTCTCTCAAGTGCCGGCGACGGTGGGGGCGCCGTTCCTCGAGCCCAGGCCGGACAGCCGAGATAGCTCCGACAACCCCGTGGTCTCTCTCTCCGCGGTACGTAGGGGCGGACAGAATCTCCACGCGCGCGCACGCCATCATACTAGGATCAGACGCTGACCACGATAggctaattaggattaattaattcATATGTTGACATCGAAGAATTAACTAATTCAGAATTTTGGATGGTTTGGGTTTTGTTTCTGGTGCAGCTCGTGGGCTGCTGGTTCATCCTgatcatcatcgtcgtgttcatacTATACTCATTCTTTTATGACAGCATGGGCATGCATGCCATGCACTTTATATATTTGGATATCCTCCTCATGTGGGCTGTGAGAAGATGATAATTTGAGGCCTTTTAGGCAGCCCAAAAAGCTGCAGAAGCCCACTACCCATTAGGgttatgacctagggtcattttggactttGCACATGAGTGAATGCTTTACTCTCCATCCAGCAGCCACCATCAAGAGTGACAAAAATCAGTTTATCATtcaagagagaagaagagagaaaaccaagagagcaaggaaagaagaggaagattgaagGAAGAAAAAAAGGGAGCTCCTCCCCAAGGTTTTCCACGTAATAATCTGGTGTCTCTTTGTTGATGCTTGATGCTGTGAGGAAAACTTACTCCTACACAAGACACTAGGCTAAGGAGTTTCTTGCCTGCTGAGTAACATTTTCTGCCTTCATATATGCTGCTGCATATGTTTCCTTCCGTGTTAAGTAACGATCCTTGAGTTAGTACATGATGTGGTGCTGAGATTACTTGTTTCCGCTACATCAGCCACAATATTTTCCACCATGTTGCAAATGACACAAATGCATATGAGATGTGGCAGAAGTTGGAGTCTATGTATGAGAGGAAGACATCAATGAACAAAGCATCGGTGATCAAAAGACTTGCAAAGCTTGAGTACCGAGATGGCACAAGTGTGATTCGGCACTTAAATGTCTTCCAATGCCATATAAATCAACTGTCAGCCATGAAGATCAACATTGAGGATGAGGTGCAAGCATTGTTGCTGCTGAGTTCCATGCCACATAGTTGGAACACGCTTGCTGTGTCACTTAGCAATTCAACTCCGGATGGGAAGCTGACTTTTGGAGATGGTGAAAAACAGTATGCTGAatgaagaagccagaaagaaggaAAAGGATGATGCCTCCTCTTCTGATGCATATGTGGCTGAAACCCATGGGAAGAATGAGAACCGTGGACACAACAATACAAGATTTCAGCAAGGCAAAAGCAAATCCAGGGGGAGATAAAAGTCAAAATAGAGAAAAGATATTACTTGCTTTCATTGTGGCAATCCGGGACACATAAAGAGCGCGTGCAGGAAGTACAAAAGAGAGCTTGCAGAGGGGAAACTCACAAAAAACCCGAGCAAATGGCTGAGAGCAGTTCAGCCATGACCGCAACAGATGAGGACTATCTAGTCATCGAAGATGAAGATTGCTATAGTGATGTTCCTGATGATGCCATGAATTGGGTTGTGGATTCAGGTGCGCCCTTCCACATCACATCACACAAGGTGTATTTCACCTCTTACACTAGTGGTGTTACTGGCCAAGTGAGGATGGGAAATAGTGGTTCGTCGGCAATTGTTGGCAAGGGCTTTATATGCATTAAAACAAACACAGGTTGCAGATTGGTGCTCGACGATGTGAGGCATGTTCCCGATATAAGGCTGAATTTGTTGTCAGTGGGCAAGCTTGATGATATCAAACATCCTAGTTATTTTGGTGAAGGAAAATGGATGCTCACCAAAGGCTCTTTGATTGTGGCTCGAGGAAGTAAGCAAGGTAATCTCTGTGTGACTAAAACCAAGTTGTGCAATGAGGTGTTGAACATTGCTGAAAAAGACACTTAGGTTGAATTGTGGCACAAGAGGCTTGGGCATATGAGTGAGAAGGGCATGCATGCTCTTGCTCGCATGGAGTACCTTCCTGAGTTGAAAGGCATATCCTTGAAACCCCGTGCACATTGTTTTGCTGGAACAACATAGGGTTGCATTTCGTACACTCCCTCCACATTGTgcaaaaaatgttcttgatattGTGCACACTGATGTTTGCTCCATGACTGAAAAATCTCATGGTGGAGCATTATACTATGTGACTTTTATTGATGACCATTCCACAAAGGTTTTTGTGTATGTGCTGAAACACAAATACCAGATGCTTGAAGCCTTCAAGGAGTTCCATGCCAAGGTTGAAAGAGAAACTGGCAGGAAATTGAAGTGCGTGAGATCAGACAATGGCGGTGAATACAGAGGTCCTTTTGAAAGGTATTGCAGAAAGTTTGGCATCAAGCTTGAGAAGAGTCCACCAAAGACACCTCAACTCAATGGTCTTGCAGAGAGAATGAACAGGACACTCACAGAGAGGGTCACCGCTATGCTCTCTCATGCTCATTTACCTAATTCCTTTTTGGCTGAAGATTTGATGAATGCTATGTATGTGGTTAACCTATCTCCCTCAGTTCCTCTTGCAGGTGATATTCCTCAAAGAGTTTGGTCAGGGAAGGAGGTATCATACAAGCACTTGAAGGTCTTTGGTTGCAGGGCATTTGTACATGTTCCAAGGGACAAGAGATCCAAGCTTGATAGCAAGACAAAGAAGTGCATCTACCTCAGCCAACCAAGTGAAGAGTTTGGCTACAGGTTGTGGGATCCAGCAAATAGGAAGATTGTGAGAAGCCGAGATGTGGTGTTCATTGAAGATGAAACAATAAAAGATATTGGGAAACCAGAGAAGCCAATGACCAACACACCTTAGGTTGACATGGATCCAATCTGTCCTCTTGTGCACAATCATGGGGGAGAGGATGACACTGAAGACAGTGGAGATGCAACTGACCAAGGCAGTACAAGTCAAAGTGACGAGCAGCCATCaagttatgatgatgatgatgaagttggtAATGATAATGTCAACAAAAATCCACCTGATTCACCACAATGCAGCAGCAAAGAAGAAGTGAAAGAGGTCACATTCCTTCTTCTAAATATCCACCACATCAATATGTGTTGATGACAGATGCAGGTGAGCCCTCATGCTATGAGGAGACAATGTCTGATGAGAACAAAGAAGAATGGTCAGAAGCCATGCAGGATGAGATGAATTCCCTGTATCAGAATGATGCTTTTGAGTTGGTGAATCTGCCAAAAGGCAAAAAAAGCACTCAAGAACAAGTGAGTGTACAGAGTGAAGACTGAAGAAAACACCTCACATCCAAGGTACAAGGCCAGATTGGTTGTGAAAGGTTTCAGTCAGAAAAAGGGCATTGATTATGATGAGATATTCTCTCCGGTGGTCAAGATGTCTTTGATCCGAGTTGTGCTTGGCATGGCTGCCACCATGGACTTGGAAATTGAACAACTTGATGTGAAGACTGCATTCTTACATGGTGACCTAGAGGAGGAGATATACATGGAGCAGCCAGAGGGATTCAGGATTGCAGGCAAGGAGCACTTagtttgcaaattgaagaagagcttGTATGGCTTGAAGCAAGCTTCTCGGCCGTGGTACAAGAATTTTGAGTCTTTTATGACCGGGCTTGGTTGCCACAAAGCACAACCTgatcattgtgtctttatgaagaGGTATGCGGAGGGTGACTTCATTGTTCTCTTGCTGTATGTTGATGATATGTTGATTGTTGGAAATGGCACAAAGAGGATTGCTCTCCTCAAGGAGGCATTGAGTAaatcatttgccatgaaggatttaGGACCAGCTAAGCAAATATTGGCATGAAGATCTCCCGTGATAGATCAAAGAAGTTGCTTTGGCTCTCACGGGAAAGATACATTGAGAAGGTACTTGAAAGGTTCAACATGAAAGAAGCAAAATTTGTTATCTATATGCTTGCAGGCCATCACAAACTGAATTCAAAAAAATGTCCTACAAGCaagaaggagaaagaagaaatGAGGAAAGTACCTTACCAATCTGCTGTGGGCAGTTTGATGTATGCCATGGTATGCACTAGGCCTGACATTGCCTATGCAGTTGGAGTTGTTAGCCGGTTCATGACAAATCCAGGTAAAGCTCACTAGGAAGCAGTGAAGCGGATTCTCAGGTATCTCAAGGGTACTTCTACATCTTGTTTATACTTTGGAAGCGGCGATCCTGTATTGCAGGGCTATACATATGCAGATTATGCAGGTGACAAGGATCGTAGGAAGTCCACATCTAGATACCTGATGACTTATGCAGGGGGAGCAGTGTCATGGCAATCAAGATTGTAGAAATGTGTTTCTACATCAACTACAGAAGCAGAGTACATTGCAGCAGTTGATGCTGACAAGGAAGTTTTGTGGATGAAGAACTTTTTGCAAGAGCTCGGCATGAAGCAAGAGGAGTATGTTCTATTTCGTGACAGTCAGAGTGCTATTCATCTTGCCAAGAATTCAAGCTATCACTCTCGAACCAAGCACATTGATGTGAGGTATCATTGGATTCGAGATGTTGTGAGTTCCAAGTTGCTGAAACTTGAGAAGATCCATACCGACGACAATGGTTTGGATATGATGACCAAGATATTGTCCAATGAGAAGCTACAAGCATGTTGCAAGGTAGCGGGCATGGCGGTGCCCCCCTCATGAGTCGGAGGGGGAGATTTGTTGGGATATCCTCCTCATAGGGGCTGTGAGGAGATGACCATTTGAGGCCTTTTAATTTAGGCAGCCCAAAGAGGTGCAGAAGCCCACTACCCATTAGGgttatgacctagggtcattttggactttGCACATGAGTGGATGGGGATGCTTTACCCTCCATCCAGCAGCCACCACCAAGAGTGACGAAAATCATTTTATCCTCcaaaagagaagaagagagaaaaccaagaaagcaagggaagaagaggaagatttaaggaagaagaaaagggagcTCCTCCCCAAGGTTGTGATGGTCCAGATCCACTACCTTGTCTCCTTCAAACTTTGGTTCCACCATCTTTGGTGAGATTGTTCCAATCCCTAGTTCTTGAGCCCCAAATCTTATTCTGTTCATCCAAGATTCAGAAATCTTGATGTATGAGATCCTCTAGTACTGTCTAGAGAAGAACTTGTTGTATCCCACATTTGATTATAGTGTAAGAGGATTTGGGTGGCTTCGGCCCGTGGTTTTTCCCCTCAAGTTGAGGggttttccacgtaaaaatctgGTGTTTCTTTGTTGATGCTTGATGCTGTCAGGAAAACTTACTCATACCACAAGACACTAGGCTAAGGAGTGTCTTTCCTGCCGAGTAACATTTCTACCTTCATATATGCTAATGCATATGTTTCCTTCCGTGCTAAGCAACGATCCTTGAGTTAGTACATGATATGGTGTTGACATTACTTGTTTCCGCTGCAGTTTTCAGTTAACCACAAGTGCATTTGTGTGCTAATTCCCATACAGCAGCTTTTCTTTACAGTGGTGATTACCGTGATGCACTACTGTAATGAAAAATTATTTGGAAGAGATTGAAGCACTAGCGTTGCCTACATGTGCAGATTAGGTCCTTTTTCTTTTTGCGTGCAAGCAGATTAGTTGATCAGTACTTAGGGGTTTCGAGTGAAGTAAACTTTGTATCCATGTCGTCATCCAAATTCTATCTTTGCCGTCAAGTCGAAAAATAGCATACGGCAAAGAaaacatctttgccgtcagctaggatgtgcctttgccatcagcctcGTTCACCCAAGACGGCAAAGAACTTTTTATTATTTAAAATAGTGCACAAACAGTGCAGTTTCAGAAGCGGTGGTCAAAGCTACATGGTCAAAGGCGTAAGTAAATTAGTTTGTAGCCATTTCAGAACCAACATTATAAGAATCAACGACAAACGAACGGATTTTACAAGATAAAACAAGTGTATTACACAGTATATCCATCATCATCACTCACTGATGAATCAAAAAACTAACTCTATTTCAATTTCTGAGAAAAAAAGGATGAACTGG
Protein-coding regions in this window:
- the LOC123169278 gene encoding TM2 domain-containing protein DDB_G0278163, which codes for MSHGHHHHHHDGHGHHHGHHHHHGHRHQHQALPGFPVPFSQVPATVGAPFLEPRPDSRDSSDNPVVSLSALVGCWFILIIIVVFILYSFFYDSMGMHAMHFIYLDILLMWAVRR